One window from the genome of Aeromonas sp. FDAARGOS 1405 encodes:
- a CDS encoding amino acid aminotransferase: protein MFEHVDAYAGDPILTLVETFHKDTREQKVNLGIGLYYDEQGHIPLLPSVQQAEAQRAAAPAPRPYQPMEGAANYRTAVQHLLFGADHEAVKAGRIATIQTIGGSGALKIGADLLKRYFPTSEVWVSNPTWDNHKAMFEGAGIKVHDYPYYDAATGGVQFDAMIDCLRSLPAKSIVLLHPCCHNPTGVDLSRAQWDRVIALVVEKNLIPFMDIAYQGFGDGLEEDAYAIRAMVAAGVSFFVSNSFSKNLSFYGERCGGLSVICQDAEEASRVLGQMKATVRRNYSSPPTHGGQITAAVMSQPELHAMWVDEVTEMRTRIKAMRQKLFEVLSAKVPGRDFSYFINQRGMFSYTGFTPEQVDRLREEFAVYLVRSGRMCVAGLNSRNVDYVADAMAAVLKG from the coding sequence ATGTTTGAACACGTCGATGCTTATGCTGGCGACCCCATCCTGACCCTGGTCGAGACCTTCCACAAAGACACCCGCGAACAGAAGGTGAACCTGGGGATCGGCCTCTATTACGACGAGCAGGGCCACATTCCGCTGCTGCCGTCGGTGCAGCAGGCCGAAGCCCAGCGCGCTGCCGCCCCGGCGCCGCGTCCCTACCAGCCGATGGAGGGTGCCGCCAACTACCGCACTGCGGTGCAGCACCTGCTGTTTGGTGCCGACCATGAAGCGGTCAAGGCGGGACGTATCGCCACCATCCAGACCATCGGCGGCTCCGGCGCCCTGAAGATCGGCGCCGATCTGCTCAAGCGCTACTTCCCGACCTCCGAGGTGTGGGTCAGCAATCCCACCTGGGACAACCACAAGGCGATGTTCGAGGGGGCCGGCATCAAGGTGCATGACTACCCCTACTACGATGCGGCCACTGGCGGCGTACAGTTCGATGCCATGATCGACTGCCTGCGCAGCCTGCCAGCCAAGAGCATCGTGCTGCTGCACCCCTGCTGCCACAACCCGACCGGGGTGGATCTCTCCCGTGCCCAGTGGGATCGGGTGATCGCACTTGTGGTCGAGAAGAACCTGATCCCCTTTATGGACATCGCCTATCAGGGCTTCGGTGACGGGCTGGAAGAGGATGCCTATGCCATTCGCGCCATGGTGGCCGCCGGCGTCAGCTTCTTCGTCAGCAACTCGTTTTCCAAGAACCTCTCTTTCTACGGCGAGCGGTGCGGCGGCCTGTCGGTCATCTGCCAGGATGCCGAAGAAGCCAGCCGCGTACTGGGCCAGATGAAGGCCACCGTGCGCCGCAACTACTCCAGCCCTCCCACTCACGGTGGCCAGATCACCGCGGCTGTGATGAGCCAACCCGAGCTGCACGCCATGTGGGTCGATGAAGTGACCGAGATGCGCACCCGCATCAAGGCCATGCGCCAGAAGCTGTTCGAGGTGCTGAGCGCCAAGGTGCCGGGCCGCGATTTCAGCTACTTCATCAACCAGCGCGGCATGTTCAGCTACACCGGCTTCACGCCGGAGCAGGTTGACAGACTGCGCGAAGAGTTCGCCGTCTATCTGGTGCGCTCCGGCCGCATGTGCGTGGCGGGCCTCAACAGCCGCAACGTCGACTACGTGGCCGACGCCATGGCGGCTGTGCTCAAGGGCTAA
- a CDS encoding MltR family transcriptional regulator, whose amino-acid sequence MTTHQEDEVLERLNEQDGPRGFFLEAVTILEEAVDSLMRRAFRQEEYAVKYAIEPLLNQSGPLGQLEVRLKLIFALGLISLERYQDIEAYIKIRDFLVRDPKDYRFSDKPIRDLLDRLHGVNQGGMMKLEPPASEEDWAFYQMQLNRLDQMVRSALVLALADCVGELHKESPI is encoded by the coding sequence ATGACCACACACCAGGAAGATGAAGTACTGGAACGACTGAATGAGCAGGATGGCCCCCGCGGCTTCTTTCTCGAAGCCGTGACCATCCTGGAAGAGGCGGTCGACTCCCTGATGCGACGCGCGTTCCGTCAGGAGGAGTATGCCGTCAAATACGCCATCGAACCCCTGCTCAACCAGAGCGGACCCCTCGGCCAGCTGGAGGTGCGCCTCAAGCTCATCTTCGCCCTCGGCCTCATCTCCCTCGAGCGCTATCAGGATATCGAAGCCTATATCAAGATCCGCGACTTTCTGGTGCGCGACCCCAAGGATTACCGCTTCAGCGACAAGCCGATCCGCGATCTGCTCGACCGCCTGCACGGGGTCAATCAGGGCGGCATGATGAAGCTGGAGCCCCCCGCCAGCGAAGAGGATTGGGCCTTCTACCAGATGCAGCTCAACCGGCTCGATCAGATGGTGCGCTCCGCACTGGTACTGGCGCTGGCCGACTGTGTCGGCGAGCTCCACAAGGAGAGCCCCATCTAA
- a CDS encoding mannitol-1-phosphate 5-dehydrogenase, producing MKTLHFGAGNIGRGFIGKVLADASHQVTFADVNDTLIDQLNHRQEYKVHVVGADQKLDVVRNVAAVSSAGHEVIARIITADLVTTAVGPNILDKIASTLAKGLQARFDAGNLTPLNVIACENMVRGTSHLKREVLKYLPVAYHATLESCIGFVDSAVDRIVPPAAAANDDPLEVTVESFSEWIVDQTQFKGELPQVAGMEPTDNLMAFVERKLFTLNTGHIVTAYLGKLRGYHTVREAIEDPVIRSKVRRAMEESGAVLVKRYGFDPRLHAAYIEKILARFANPYLVDEIDRVGRQPLRKLAAGDRLVKPLLGTLEYGLPSDQLQEGIAAALHYRNADDPQAVELQALLAELGPAKALARVTGLDEESEVVRAIVARYETL from the coding sequence ATGAAAACATTGCATTTTGGTGCTGGTAACATCGGTCGCGGCTTTATCGGCAAAGTGCTGGCGGATGCCAGCCATCAGGTCACCTTCGCCGACGTAAACGACACCCTGATCGACCAGCTCAACCACCGTCAGGAGTACAAGGTCCATGTGGTGGGGGCAGATCAGAAGCTGGACGTGGTGCGCAACGTGGCGGCGGTGAGCTCCGCCGGTCACGAGGTGATCGCCCGTATCATCACTGCCGATCTGGTCACCACCGCGGTCGGCCCCAACATTCTGGACAAGATTGCCAGTACCCTGGCCAAGGGGCTGCAGGCCCGCTTCGATGCCGGCAACCTGACACCGCTGAACGTCATCGCCTGTGAAAACATGGTGCGCGGTACCAGCCACCTCAAGCGGGAGGTACTCAAGTACCTGCCGGTCGCGTATCATGCCACGCTCGAATCCTGTATCGGCTTCGTCGACTCGGCGGTGGATCGCATCGTACCGCCCGCCGCGGCTGCCAACGATGATCCGCTGGAAGTGACGGTCGAGAGCTTCAGCGAGTGGATCGTCGACCAGACCCAGTTCAAGGGGGAGCTGCCACAGGTGGCGGGCATGGAGCCCACCGACAACCTGATGGCCTTCGTCGAGCGCAAGCTGTTCACCCTCAACACCGGCCACATCGTCACCGCCTACCTCGGCAAGCTGCGGGGCTACCACACAGTGCGCGAGGCGATCGAAGATCCGGTGATCCGCAGCAAGGTACGCCGCGCCATGGAGGAGAGCGGTGCCGTGCTGGTGAAACGCTACGGCTTCGACCCGCGTCTGCACGCCGCCTACATCGAGAAGATCCTGGCCCGCTTCGCCAACCCCTATCTGGTGGACGAGATTGACCGGGTCGGTCGTCAGCCACTGCGCAAGCTGGCGGCGGGGGATCGACTGGTGAAGCCGCTGCTGGGCACCCTGGAGTACGGCCTGCCGAGCGATCAGTTGCAGGAAGGGATCGCCGCGGCGCTCCACTATCGCAATGCCGATGACCCGCAGGCAGTGGAGTTGCAAGCCCTGCTGGCGGAGCTTGGCCCGGCCAAAGCGCTGGCCCGCGTTACCGGACTGGATGAAGAGAGCGAGGTGGTTCGCGCCATCGTCGCCCGTTACGAAACCCTGTAA
- a CDS encoding DNA-J related domain-containing protein, which produces MSEANNNPLIAPLLVLLQQAAGSYKVHELMASLRQQGAIPVLADDEQLQLFRVNFLIMNALYQLQAELWQEGWWLVISTLDIRLEPLAGNQEVNHGFALSENLRGYYLDWQVFWQTDRAEVEALLNRFWHAYDGEGHKAEALALFELNEGASQEAIRRRWRELALQHHPDRGGNAETFIRIRWAWEVLRG; this is translated from the coding sequence ATGAGCGAAGCCAACAATAATCCGCTGATCGCCCCTCTGCTGGTGCTATTGCAACAGGCGGCGGGCAGCTACAAGGTGCACGAGCTAATGGCCTCCCTGCGCCAGCAGGGGGCAATTCCGGTACTGGCTGACGATGAGCAACTACAGCTGTTTCGGGTCAACTTCCTGATCATGAACGCCCTCTACCAGTTGCAGGCCGAGCTCTGGCAAGAGGGATGGTGGCTAGTGATCAGCACCCTGGATATCCGGCTCGAACCGCTGGCCGGGAACCAGGAGGTCAACCACGGCTTTGCCCTTAGCGAAAATCTGCGCGGCTACTATCTCGACTGGCAGGTGTTCTGGCAGACCGATCGTGCCGAAGTAGAGGCCCTGCTCAACCGCTTCTGGCACGCTTATGACGGTGAGGGGCACAAAGCCGAGGCGCTGGCCCTGTTCGAGTTGAATGAAGGGGCGAGTCAGGAGGCGATCCGCCGCCGCTGGCGGGAGCTGGCATTGCAGCACCATCCGGATCGAGGTGGTAATGCCGAGACCTTTATCCGTATCCGCTGGGCCTGGGAGGTCCTGCGGGGATGA
- a CDS encoding metal/formaldehyde-sensitive transcriptional repressor: MSHTIHGKKKLLARVRRIKGQAGALEHALEQESDCAAILQQIAAIRGAVNGLMLEVLEGHMREHLGAEEGTPAERLEDLDQVVRVLRSYLK; encoded by the coding sequence ATGTCACACACCATTCACGGTAAAAAGAAGCTGCTGGCACGGGTACGTCGCATCAAGGGGCAGGCGGGCGCGCTGGAGCACGCACTTGAGCAGGAGAGCGACTGCGCCGCCATTTTGCAGCAGATCGCGGCCATTCGTGGTGCCGTCAACGGCCTGATGCTGGAGGTGCTGGAAGGGCACATGCGTGAGCACCTGGGCGCCGAAGAGGGGACCCCGGCCGAGCGGCTGGAAGATCTGGATCAAGTAGTGCGGGTATTGCGATCCTATCTGAAGTAA
- the dmeF gene encoding CDF family Co(II)/Ni(II) efflux transporter DmeF produces MSSLASSHCHQPVVHEGNPLAEQKTRWAVLLTVIMMVAEIGGGWFYNSMALLADGWHMSSHALALGLSVLAYRAARHFARDHRFSFGTWKIEVLGGFTSALLLVGVAGLMLFESVFRLLDPSPIHYQQAIAIALVGLLVNLACAWLLKDDHGHHHHGHGHDHHHGHDHHHGHHDHDHHDHDDHHGHQDLNLRAAYIHVLADAATSVLAILALVGGMLWGADWLDPLMGIVGAVLVAVWAWGLLRDSGRVLLDAEMDTPLVGEIREVIADLPDAEIRDLHVWRVGQQQYACVLSLLMTAPVSASEIRARLAIHEELVHVTIEIATP; encoded by the coding sequence ATGTCATCCCTTGCCTCATCCCACTGCCACCAACCCGTCGTCCACGAAGGGAATCCGCTGGCCGAACAGAAGACTCGCTGGGCCGTGCTGCTGACTGTCATCATGATGGTGGCGGAGATCGGCGGCGGCTGGTTCTACAACTCCATGGCGCTGCTGGCCGATGGCTGGCACATGAGTTCCCACGCGCTGGCGCTCGGCCTCTCGGTGCTGGCCTACCGCGCCGCCCGCCACTTTGCCCGCGACCACAGATTCAGCTTCGGCACTTGGAAGATCGAGGTGCTGGGTGGCTTCACCAGCGCTCTCCTGCTGGTGGGGGTGGCCGGGCTGATGCTGTTCGAGTCGGTGTTCAGGCTGCTCGATCCCAGCCCGATCCACTATCAACAGGCGATCGCCATCGCGCTGGTGGGGCTGCTGGTGAATCTGGCCTGTGCCTGGCTGCTCAAGGATGATCACGGCCATCATCACCACGGCCATGGGCATGACCACCATCATGGGCATGACCACCATCATGGGCATCACGACCACGATCATCATGACCATGACGATCACCACGGCCATCAGGATCTCAACCTGCGTGCCGCCTATATCCACGTGCTGGCGGATGCGGCCACTTCCGTGCTGGCGATCCTGGCACTGGTGGGGGGCATGCTGTGGGGGGCCGACTGGCTGGATCCCCTGATGGGCATAGTGGGGGCCGTACTGGTGGCGGTGTGGGCCTGGGGTCTGCTGCGCGACTCCGGTCGGGTGCTGCTGGATGCCGAGATGGATACCCCGTTGGTGGGTGAGATCCGTGAGGTGATTGCCGACCTGCCGGATGCCGAGATCCGCGATCTGCACGTCTGGCGGGTGGGCCAGCAGCAGTATGCCTGCGTGCTCTCCCTGCTGATGACTGCGCCTGTCTCCGCCAGCGAGATCCGCGCGCGGTTGGCGATACATGAAGAGCTGGTCCATGTGACCATAGAGATAGCCACTCCATAG
- a CDS encoding sodium:proton antiporter, with amino-acid sequence MIALSLAGIALVSVLAQWLAWSLRVPAILFLLLTGLTLGPVSGLLDPDALLGDLLFPLVSLSVAIILFEGALTLHLAELKGIGKVVRNLCSTGMLVSFAVIGSAGYFLLGLDWRVATMLGAVLVVTGPTVIAPMLNVIRPTREVDRILRWEGIVIDPIGALFAVLVFEAVRLGSQGDLISHTLLALGKTVLVGSLIGVAAGWLTTLLIRKDWLPVSLHKFGVLALVLVTFSLSNWLSHESGLLAVTVFGIWLANQEGLDLEEVLAFKEDLAVILISSLFILLAARLDLAQLWQLGPMVLALLCVVQFVARPLCILVSTWGSDLSWRARALLSWIAPRGIVAAAVSASFAISLHQAEIPDADKLVPLVFAVIISTVVLQSLTSAPLASLLKMRQSAPNTWLIIGANSVARAIGKALADQGVPVQLCDPAWEFCKQARMSNLPCYFGNPQSEHAELHLPLTSISTVLALSPNRHNNALGVLHFAHLYGEEQVYSLRSSEQHGKANRESATFRARQNLFGPDINYARLSGLLSRGGQIKATRLSEAFDWAQYQTANPGAIPLFIMDGKGKPQIVTGPVTPQAGELLIALQPPREQGAE; translated from the coding sequence ATGATTGCCCTCTCTCTGGCCGGGATCGCCCTGGTCTCCGTGCTGGCCCAATGGCTTGCCTGGTCGCTGCGGGTACCCGCCATCCTGTTTCTGCTGCTCACCGGCCTGACTCTGGGCCCGGTCAGCGGCCTGCTCGACCCCGATGCCCTGCTCGGGGATCTGCTGTTTCCGCTGGTCTCCCTGTCGGTGGCCATCATCCTGTTCGAGGGGGCACTGACCCTCCATCTGGCCGAGCTCAAGGGGATCGGCAAGGTGGTGCGCAATCTCTGCTCCACCGGCATGCTGGTCAGTTTCGCCGTCATCGGCAGCGCCGGTTACTTCCTGCTGGGGCTGGACTGGCGGGTTGCCACCATGCTCGGCGCGGTACTGGTGGTAACGGGCCCGACGGTGATCGCCCCCATGCTCAACGTGATCCGCCCCACCCGGGAGGTGGACCGCATCCTGCGCTGGGAGGGGATCGTCATCGACCCCATCGGCGCCCTGTTTGCGGTGCTGGTGTTCGAGGCGGTGCGCCTCGGCAGTCAGGGGGATCTCATCAGCCATACCCTGCTGGCGCTGGGCAAGACAGTGCTGGTCGGTTCCCTGATCGGGGTGGCGGCGGGCTGGCTCACCACCCTGCTCATTCGCAAGGACTGGCTACCGGTCAGCCTGCACAAGTTCGGCGTGCTGGCGCTGGTGCTGGTCACCTTCAGCCTCTCCAACTGGCTGAGCCACGAGTCCGGCCTGCTGGCGGTGACCGTGTTCGGTATCTGGCTCGCCAATCAGGAGGGGCTGGACCTAGAGGAGGTGCTGGCGTTCAAGGAGGATCTCGCGGTCATCCTTATCTCCAGCCTGTTTATCCTGCTGGCGGCGCGCCTCGATCTGGCCCAGCTCTGGCAACTCGGCCCCATGGTGCTGGCGCTGCTCTGCGTGGTGCAATTCGTGGCGCGTCCGCTCTGTATTCTGGTCTCGACCTGGGGCTCGGATCTCTCCTGGCGGGCTCGCGCCCTGCTGAGCTGGATCGCCCCACGTGGCATAGTCGCGGCGGCGGTCAGCGCCTCGTTCGCTATCAGCCTGCATCAGGCCGAGATCCCCGATGCCGACAAGCTGGTGCCGCTGGTATTTGCGGTGATCATCTCCACCGTGGTGCTGCAGAGCCTCACCTCGGCGCCGCTGGCCAGCCTGCTCAAGATGCGCCAGAGCGCCCCCAACACCTGGCTCATCATAGGGGCCAACTCGGTGGCTAGGGCCATCGGCAAGGCGCTGGCGGATCAGGGGGTGCCGGTACAGCTCTGCGATCCCGCCTGGGAGTTCTGCAAACAGGCACGGATGAGCAACCTCCCCTGCTACTTCGGCAACCCCCAGTCGGAACATGCCGAGCTGCACCTGCCGCTCACCAGCATCAGTACCGTGCTGGCCCTCTCCCCCAACCGCCACAACAACGCCCTCGGGGTGCTGCACTTCGCCCACCTCTATGGCGAGGAGCAGGTCTACTCCCTGCGCTCCAGCGAGCAGCACGGCAAGGCGAACCGGGAGAGCGCCACCTTCCGCGCTCGCCAGAACCTGTTTGGGCCCGATATCAACTATGCCAGGCTGAGCGGCCTGCTGAGCCGGGGTGGCCAGATCAAGGCGACCCGCCTGAGCGAGGCGTTCGACTGGGCCCAGTATCAGACCGCCAATCCCGGCGCCATCCCGCTGTTCATCATGGATGGCAAGGGCAAGCCCCAGATCGTTACCGGCCCCGTCACCCCGCAGGCGGGTGAGCTGCTGATCGCCCTGCAACCGCCCAGAGAACAGGGCGCCGAATGA